A section of the Apodemus sylvaticus chromosome 10, mApoSyl1.1, whole genome shotgun sequence genome encodes:
- the LOC127694158 gene encoding olfactory receptor 1361-like, which translates to MNGTNQSSVSEFLLLGLSRQPQQQQLLFLLFLIMYLATVLGNLLIILAISTDSRLHTPMYFFLSNLSFVDVCFSSTTVPKVLANHILRIQTISFSGCLTQMYFLFELTDMDNFLLAVMAYDRYVAICHPLHYTIKMTSKLCVLMVAGSWATASLNALLHTLLMAQLSFCGDNIIPHFFCDVTPLLKLSCSDTHLNELMILTEGAVIMVTPFVCILISYIHITCAVLRVSSSRGGWKAFSTCGSHLAVVCLFYGTIIAVYFNPSSAHSSEKDTAATVLYTVVTPMLNPFIYSLRNRDLKEALRKVVHRKIVSF; encoded by the coding sequence ATGAACGGCACCAACCAGTCGAGTGTCTCTGAGTTCCTCCTCCTGGGACTCTCCAggcagccccagcagcagcagctcctcttcctgctcttcctcatcATGTACCTGGCCACTGTCCTGGGAAACCTGCTCATCATCCTGGCCATCAGCACAGACTCCCGcctgcacacccccatgtacttcttcctcagcaacCTGTCCTTTGTGGATGTCTGCTTCTCCTCCACCACTGTCCCCAAGGTGCTGGCCAACCACATACTCAGGATTCAGACCATTTCCTTCTCTGGGTGTCTCACACAGATGTATTTTCTCTTTGAACTTACAGACATGGACAATTTCCTGCTGGctgtgatggcctatgaccgaTATGTGGCCATATGCCATCCTTTACACTACACAATAAAGATGACTTCTAAGCTCTGTGTCCTGATGGTGGCTGGATCATGGGCCACTGCCAGCCTGAATGCTCTGTTGCACACCCTGCTCATGGCTCAACTCTCCTTCTGTGGAGACAACATCATCCCACACTTCTTTTGTGATGTAACTCCTCTCCTCAAACTCTCCTGTTCAGACACACATCTCAATGAGTTGATGATTCTTACAGAGGGAGCTGTGATCATGGTCACACCATTTGTCTGCATCCTGATCTCCTACATCCACATCACCTGTGCTGTCCTGAGGGTCTCATCCTCTAGGGGAGGATGGAAAGCCTTCTCCACCTGTGGCTCACACCTGGCTGTGGTCTGCCTCTTCTATGGCACCATCATTGCTGTGTATTTCAACCCCTCATCTGCTCACTCATCTGAGAAAGACACAGCAGCCACTGTGCTGTACACAGTGGTGACTCCCATGCTGAACCCTTTTATCTACAGCTTGAGGAACAGGGACCTGAAAGAGGCTCTACGAAAAGTGGTCCATAGGAAGATAGTCTCTTTCTGA
- the LOC127694175 gene encoding olfactory receptor 1361-like, with amino-acid sequence MSSINQSSVSEFLLLGLSRQPQQQQLLFLLFLIMYLATVLGNLLIILAISTDSHLHTPMYFFLSNLSFVDVCFSSTIVPKVLANHILTSQIISFPGCFTQLYFLFMFADMDNFLLAVMAYDRYVAICHPLHYTTKMTHHLCVWMVAGSWFTASLNALLYTLLMAQLSFCGDNIIHHFFCDVAPLLKLSCSDTHVHELLILTEGTVITVTPFVCILISYIHITCAVLRVSSPRGGWKAFSTCGSHLAVVCLFYGTIIAVYILPSSAHSPEKDTAATVLYTVVTPMLNPFIYSLRNRDLKGALRKLVHGGTFSAQ; translated from the coding sequence ATGAGCAGCATCAACCAGTCGAGCGTCTCTGAGTTCCTCCTCCTGGGACTCTCCAggcagccccagcagcagcagctcctcttcctgctcttcctcatcATGTACCTGGCCACTGTCCTGGGAAACCTGCTCATCATCCTGGCCATCAGCACAGACTCCCAcctgcacacccccatgtacttcttcctcagcaacCTGTCCTTTGTGGATGTCTGCTTTTCCTCCACCATTGTCCCCAAGGTACTGGCCAATCATATTCTTACAAGTCAGATCATTTCCTTCCCTGGGTGTTTCACGCAGCTGTATTTTCTCTTCATGTTTGCTGACATGGACAATTTCCTGCTGGCTGTGATGGCCTATGACAGATATGTGGCCATATGCCACCCTTTACACTACACAACAAAAATGACCCATCATCTCTGTGTCTGGATGGTGGCTGGATCATGGTTCACTGCCAGCCTAAATGCTCTGTTGTACACACTGCTCATGGCTCAACTCTCCTTCTGTGGAGACAACATCATCCaccacttcttctgtgatgtGGCTCCACTTCTGAAACTTTCCTGCTCAGACACACATGTTCATGAGCTGTTGATTCTTACAGAGGGAACTGTGATCACAGTCACCCCATTTGTCTGCATCCTGATCTCCTACATCCACATCACCTGTGCAGTCCTGAGGGTCTCATCCCCTAGGGGAGGATGGAAAGCCTTCTCTACCTGTGGCTCCCACCTGGCTGTGGTCTGCCTCTTCTATGGCACCATCATTGCTGTGTacatcctcccttcctctgcccactCACCTGAGAAGGACACAGCAGCCACTGTGCTCTACACAGTGGTGACCCCCATGCTGAACCctttcatctacagcctgaggaacagggATCTGAAAGGGGCCCTACGAAAACTGGTCCATGGAGGAACATTTTCTGCCCAGTGA